In Neofelis nebulosa isolate mNeoNeb1 chromosome 10, mNeoNeb1.pri, whole genome shotgun sequence, one DNA window encodes the following:
- the LOC131488590 gene encoding olfactory receptor 51F2-like, producing MSSFNQSIFHPAVFFLTGIPGFETYHAWLSIPFCCLYAIAISGNGMILFVIFTESSLHEPMYYFLSMLSFTDLGLCLSTLVTMLGIFWFNVREISFDACIGQMFFIHGFTFMESSVLLAMAFDRFTAICNPLRYATILTNSRIIKVGFAIVIRGTTALVPLLLLLKRLSFCHGHVLHHSYCFHPDVMTLSCTDTKINSAFGLAIVISTAGLDSVFILLSYVLIIHSVLYMASPEERKKVFGTCVSHVSAVAIFYIPMISLSLVHRFGKQAPPLVHTLIANVYLLIPPVMNPIIYSVKTKQIRKAVLKIFLSKMI from the coding sequence CCCTGGCTTTGAAACTTACCATGCCTGGCTCTCCATCCCTTTTTGTTGTCTCTATGCCATTGCCATCTCTGGGAATGGCATGATCCTGTTTGTGATCTTCACTGAGTCGAGCCTCCATGAACCCATGTACTATTTCCTCTCCATGCTATCTTTCACAGACCTAGGACTATGCCTTTCCACATTGGTCACCATGCTGGGTATTTTCTGGTTCAATGTTCGAGAAATTAGTTTTGATGCCTGCATTGGTCAAATGTTCTTTATCCATGGTTTCACATTCATGGAGTCCTCAGTACTCCTGGCAATGGCCTTTGATCGCTTCACTGCCATCTGTAACCCACTGAGATATGCCACAATCTTAACCAATTCAAGGATCATCAAAGTGGGCTTTGCCATTGTTATTAGGGGGACAACGGCTCTAGTGCCTTTACTCCTGCTCCTAAAGCGTCTGTCTTTCTGCCATGGCCATGTTCTGCACCATTCATATTGTTTCCACCCTGATGTGATGACGCTTTCATGCACAGATACCAAGATCAACAGTGCATTTGGTTTGGCCATTGTTATATCTACTGCTGGCCTAGACTCTGTGTTTATCCTCCTTTCCTATGTTCTGATCATCCACTCTGTGCTCTACATGGCCTCCCCAGAGGAGCGGAAAAAGGTCTTTGGTACCTGTGTCTCACACGTAAGTGCTGTTGCCATCTTCTACATTCCCATGATCAGCTTGTCACTGGTGCATAGATTTGGGAAGCAAGCCCCTCCCCTTGTGCACACTCTCATTGCCAATGTTTATCTGCTCATCCCTCCTGTGATGAATCCCATAATCTACAGTGTGAAAACCAAGCAAATTCGTAAGGCAGTGCTCAAAATATTCCTTTCTAAGATGatttag